A single window of Pieris rapae chromosome 4, ilPieRapa1.1, whole genome shotgun sequence DNA harbors:
- the LOC110993069 gene encoding coiled-coil-helix-coiled-coil-helix domain-containing protein 2, translating into MPRRGRSASPPPAPQRRAAPPPSRVPAPAPPSMPATSSAQPQQPSMFSQMAATAGGVAVGSAVGHVAGSALTGMFSGGGSSEPAQQQAAQPAQATYQQYQGTQQPQGACAWEIKQFLECAQQQSDLSLCEGFNEALRQCKVNNHL; encoded by the exons ATGCCTCGACGAGGACGTTCTGCGAGTCCACCACCAGCGCCCCAAAGGCG GGCTGCTCCTCCTCCCAGCCGTGTGCCTGCTCCTGCACCACCTTCTATGCCGGCAACTAGCTCCGCTCAGCCTCAACAACCTTCTATGTTCAGCCAAATGGCCGCAACAGCAGGAGGTGTAGCCGTGGGGTCAGCCGTG GGTCATGTGGCTGGTAGCGCTCTTACAGGAATGTTTAGTGGTGGAGGTAGCAGTGAGCCAGCTCAGCAGCAGGCTGCTCAGCCAGCCCAAGCCACTTACCAGCAATACCAGGGTACACAGCAACCACAAGGAGCCTGTGCTTGGGAAATTAAGCAGTTCCTGGAATGTGCCCAACAGCAAAGTGATCTTTCTCTTTGCGAGGGATTCAATGAAGCTCTTCGTCAATGCAAAGTCAACAACCACCTTTAA